The proteins below come from a single Oncorhynchus keta strain PuntledgeMale-10-30-2019 chromosome 32, Oket_V2, whole genome shotgun sequence genomic window:
- the LOC118365248 gene encoding serine/threonine-protein kinase tousled-like 2, producing MMEELHSLDPRRQELLEARFTGVGVAKGSGHNESSNQSLCSVGSLSDKELETPEKKPNDQRTRKRKAEPYDGSQGKGGGRGQKISDYFEFAGGSGPGTSPARSLPPVVRSSPQHHSLSNPPGTMQQGSPSSMGSANTEHSSCSLKPVSLYMNHKATQSDLTVEKLTAMENNKNSDLEKKEGRIDDLLRANCDLRRQLDEQQRMLERYKERLNKCVTMSKKLLIEKSKQEKMACRDKSMQDRLRLGHFTTVRHGASFTEQWTDGYAFQNLIKQQERINSQREDIERQRKALAKRKPPSMAQTLPLSLEQNKRKSKANGAESDALSQAEYHEQEEIFKLRLGHLKKEEAEIQAELERLERVRNLHIRELKRIHNEDNSTFKDHPTLNDRYLLLYLLGRGGFSEVYKAFDLTEQRYVAVKIHQLNKNWRDEKKENYHKHACREYRIHKELDHPRIVKLYDYFSLDTDSFCTVLEYCEGNDLDFYLKQHKLMSEKEGRSIIMQMVNALKYLNEIRPPIIHYDLKPGNILLVNGTACGEIKITDFGLSKIMDDDSYNSVDGMELTSQGAGTYWYLPPECFVVGKEPPKISNKVDVWSVGVIFYQALYGRKPFGHNQSQQDILQENTILKATEVQFPPKPVVTPEAKAFIRRCLVYRKEDRIDVHQLASDPFLMPHIRKSVATSGASGTAIPSTSSSSNSSASN from the exons ATGATGGAGGAACTGCACAGCCTGGACCCGCGACGCCAGGAGCTGCTGGAGGCTCGCTTCACTGGGGTCGGCGTGGCTAAG GGTTCAGGACACAATGAGTCGTCCAATCAGAGCCTGTGCAGCGTGGGCTCTCTCAGTGACAAAGAGCTAGAG ACCCCAGAGAAAAAGCCCAACGACCAGAGAACGAGGAAGAGGAAAGCAGAGCCGTACGATGGCAGCCAAG ggaaaggaggaggaagaggacagaaaaTTAGTGATTATTTTGAG TTTGCGGGTGGTAGCGGTCCTGGTACTAGTCCTGCCAGGAGTCTTCCTCCAGTTGTCCGCTCCTCCCCACAACATCACTCCCTCTCCAACCCCCCAGGCACG ATGCAGCAGGGCAGCCCGTCCTCTATGGGTTCAGCCAACACAGAGcactcatcctgttccctaaagcctgtctccctctacatGAACCACAAAGCCACACAG TCTGACCTGACGGTAGAGAAGCTAACTGCTATGGAGAACAACAAGAACTCGGACCTGGAGaagaaggaggggaggatagatgaCTTACTGCGG GCGAACTGTGACCTTCGAAGGCAGTTGGATGAGCAGCAGAGGATGCTGGAGAGGTACAAAGAACGCTTGAACAAATGCGTGACCATGAGCAAGAAGCTGCTGATTGAGAAA TCGAAGCAGGAGAAGATGGCATGTCGCGACAAGAGCATGCAGGACCGTCTTCGTCTGGGTCACTTCACCACCGTCCGACATGGTGCCTCATTCACAGAACAGTGGACCGACGGATATGCCTTTCAGAACCTTATCAA GCAACAGGAGAGGATCAACTCCCAgcgagaggacatagagagacagaggaaggccCTGGCCAAGAGGAAACCGCCCTCAATGGCCCAAACCCTGCCCCTTAGCCTGGAGCAGAACAAACGCAAGAGCAAGGCCAACGGAGCCGAGAGCGACGC GTTATCACAGGCCGAGTATCACGAGCAAGAGGAGATTTTCAAACTAAGACTGGGCCATCTCAAGAAG GAAGAGGCAGAGATCCAGGCCGAGTTGGAAAGGTTGGAGCGAGTACGGAACCTGCACATCCGCGAGCTCAAGAGGATCCACAACGAGGATAACTCCAC GTTCAAAGACCACCCTACGCTAAATGACCGGTACCTACTGCTCTACTTACTAGGCCGAGGTGGCTTCAGTGAAGTTTACAAG GCCTTTGACCTAACGGAGCAGAGATACGTCGCAGTCAAAATCCACCAGTTGAACAAGAACTGGAGGGATGAGAAGAAAGAGAACTACCACAA ACACGCATGTCGAGAGTATAGAATCCACAAGGAGCTGGACCATCCACGGATAGTCAAACTCTACGACTACTTTTCACTCGACACAGACTC GTTCTGTACGGTTCTAGAGTACTGTGAAGGGAACGACCTGGACTTCTACCTGAAGCAGCACAAGCTGATGTCGGAGAAGGAGGGCCGCTCCATCATCATGCAGATGGTCAACGCCCTCAAGTACCTCAACGAGATCCGCCCACCCATCATCCACTACGACCTTAAACCTG GCAACATCCTCCTGGTGAATGGCACAGCCTGTGGGGAGATCAAGATCACCGACTTCGGCCTGTCCAAGATCATGGACGACGACAGCTACAACTCCGTGGACGGGATGGAGCTGACCTCGCAGGGTGCAGGGACCTACTG GTACCTTCCCCCAGAATGCTTTGTGGTGGGTAAAGAGCCTCCTAAAATCTCCAACAAGGTGGACGTGTGGTCAGTGGGAGTCATCTTCTACCAGGCTCTGTATGGACGCAAG CCCTTTGGCCATAACCAGTCTCAACAGGACATCCTGCAGGAGAACACCATACTGAAGGCAACAGAGGTGCAGTTTCCCCCCAAACCAGTAGTCACCCCAGAAGCTAAG GCCTTTATAAGGCGCTGTCTGGTCTACCGGAAGGAAGACCGTATCGATGTGCACCAGCTAGCCAGTGACCCCTTCCTCATGCCTCACATCCGCAAGTCTGTGGCCACTTCCGGGGCCTCTGGCACggctataccttccacctccagCTCCTCCAACAGCAGCGCCTCAAACTGA